A window from Kovacikia minuta CCNUW1 encodes these proteins:
- a CDS encoding ISKra4 family transposase (programmed frameshift), translating into MTPEEEQAVAYHVRELAKLLYKDADASQTPMTNLGEIEAAVREQVQKHVTPEMGGFFIETVTGTTEGYPRQLKSILGTLPLTSEQANQLGVSKGSQLSPYLEMCCLRISANVSYAHATEDVALLTGVRVSPKTQQRLVQRQSFAHPTVQLTDAVNQVSLDGGQMRFVTPKGEPSEWKQYKAVRLDTDGIGMAWFQDNAALVNWVQDQPLQSPLYCIGDGHPGIWNLLSQLVEDDQRIEILDWYHLMENLHKVGGSLQRHAQARQLLWRGQVDAAIAVFEDCALEQAKCFQNYLREHRHRIVNYEYFQAEGLCAIGSGDVESWVKQIDRRIQLSGASWNPEHAPQVLAHRCAYLNGSLDPQHLFLSRR; encoded by the exons ATGACACCGGAAGAAGAACAAGCCGTTGCGTATCATGTTCGCGAACTTGCCAAACTGCTGTACAAAGATGCTGACGCTAGTCAAACGCCCATGACCAACTTGGGAGAAATCGAAGCAGCGGTGCGCGAGCAGGTTCAGAAGCACGTAACACCCGAGATGGGCG GTTTTTTTATCGAAACAGTTACGGGCACAACCGAAGGGTACCCGCGACAGCTAAAAAGCATTTTAGGAACGCTGCCACTGACCAGCGAACAAGCCAATCAATTGGGAGTGAGCAAAGGGAGTCAATTGAGTCCCTATCTGGAGATGTGTTGTTTGAGAATCAGTGCGAATGTGTCCTATGCTCATGCCACAGAAGATGTGGCCCTTTTAACCGGAGTGCGGGTGAGTCCGAAAACTCAGCAACGCCTGGTGCAACGTCAGTCGTTTGCCCACCCCACAGTGCAACTGACGGATGCGGTCAATCAAGTCAGTTTGGACGGTGGACAAATGCGCTTTGTCACGCCCAAGGGCGAACCATCCGAGTGGAAGCAATACAAAGCGGTCCGGTTGGACACCGATGGCATCGGCATGGCGTGGTTTCAGGACAATGCGGCATTGGTCAATTGGGTGCAAGACCAACCGTTACAATCCCCCTTGTACTGCATCGGGGATGGACATCCGGGCATTTGGAATCTGCTGAGCCAACTCGTCGAAGATGACCAGCGCATTGAGATTCTCGATTGGTATCATCTGATGGAAAATCTGCACAAAGTGGGTGGGTCGTTGCAACGTCATGCTCAAGCCCGTCAACTGCTTTGGCGTGGGCAAGTAGATGCAGCCATTGCGGTATTTGAGGATTGTGCTCTAGAGCAGGCAAAGTGTTTTCAAAACTATCTCCGGGAGCATCGTCATCGCATTGTCAATTATGAGTATTTTCAAGCGGAAGGATTGTGTGCGATTGGTTCTGGAGATGTGGAATCTTGGGTGAAACAGATTGACCGTCGGATTCAGTTATCGGGAGCCAGTTGGAATCCAGAGCATGCACCCCAAGTTCTAGCCCACCGCTGCGCTTATTTGAATGGTTCTCTCGATCCTCAACACCTTTTTCTCTCAAGAAGGTGA
- a CDS encoding reverse transcriptase domain-containing protein: MDKTLATPYQLMNVSAAKQTEYNFAPLARFAARFRSTAPLTLYGTDAAELRGIDPQRLKFYFTVKSLKEIYNSRFKLNKTQGVDRLNGIQFERQSKQQIKIIHEKCLAGTYKFSPYLELLRSKGRGKLPRVLAVPTVRDRIVLYALKEILIDVFSESIPRDLANTYIYKITDFMRDKNPASVGVFRADIENFYDSIDREKLLAKLNLRIKSNKILTLIERAITSPIVPQGYKKVDLKKYSSVKGIPQGLSISNILAAIYLAELDDFMRSNEGSMSPSE, from the coding sequence ATGGATAAAACTCTAGCAACTCCATATCAATTAATGAACGTCTCCGCTGCAAAGCAGACGGAGTATAACTTCGCTCCACTCGCACGCTTCGCGGCTCGATTCCGCTCAACAGCACCCTTGACGCTGTATGGGACGGACGCAGCAGAGCTGCGGGGAATTGACCCTCAGAGATTAAAGTTTTACTTTACAGTAAAGTCTCTTAAAGAGATTTACAACTCAAGATTTAAACTAAATAAAACACAAGGAGTCGATCGCCTTAATGGGATTCAGTTTGAAAGACAGTCGAAGCAGCAGATTAAGATAATTCACGAAAAGTGCCTCGCTGGGACTTACAAGTTTTCACCTTATCTTGAATTATTACGCTCTAAAGGAAGAGGAAAACTTCCTAGAGTGCTAGCTGTTCCTACAGTACGGGATCGAATTGTTCTGTATGCCTTAAAAGAGATCCTGATTGATGTGTTTTCTGAATCTATTCCACGAGATCTCGCTAATACCTATATTTACAAAATTACTGATTTTATGAGGGATAAGAACCCTGCAAGTGTAGGTGTTTTTCGGGCAGACATAGAAAACTTTTATGATTCAATAGATAGAGAGAAGTTACTAGCAAAGCTAAACCTTAGAATAAAATCAAATAAAATTTTGACCTTGATTGAACGAGCAATTACATCTCCAATTGTTCCTCAAGGCTATAAAAAAGTGGATTTGAAAAAATATTCATCAGTCAAAGGCATACCACAAGGGTTGTCTATCTCAAATATACTTGCAGCTATTTATCTAGCTGAACTTGACGACTTTATGAGAAGTAATGAGGGGAGCATGTCACCTTCTGAGTAG
- a CDS encoding 7-carboxy-7-deazaguanine synthase QueE, with protein MTSLIPTTSTSKTASAVLPVVETFHSVQGEGAWTGTNAFFVRLAGCDVGCPWCDTKHSWNAHRHPQRHTTDLIAEAKAANPAIVVITGGEPLLHDLSCLSSGLRNAGLRVHLETSGAHPFSGSFDWVTFSPKPSKPPHASIYSQVSELKVVVANRSDLMWAEEHGARIPTHAVKLLQPEWGTPDSYSLIFEYVLSHPEWRISLQTHKFTNIR; from the coding sequence ATGACAAGCCTGATCCCCACGACCTCAACCTCTAAAACAGCCTCGGCAGTCTTGCCAGTGGTGGAAACCTTCCACTCCGTTCAAGGTGAGGGAGCGTGGACAGGTACAAATGCTTTCTTTGTTCGCTTGGCAGGCTGCGACGTTGGTTGCCCCTGGTGTGACACCAAACATTCATGGAATGCCCATCGCCATCCCCAACGCCATACGACTGACCTGATTGCAGAAGCTAAAGCAGCAAATCCGGCGATCGTTGTGATCACAGGCGGTGAACCCTTGTTGCACGACCTCTCCTGCCTCAGTTCTGGTTTGAGAAATGCAGGGTTGCGAGTGCATCTGGAAACTTCCGGCGCGCACCCCTTTAGTGGCAGTTTTGACTGGGTCACATTCTCTCCTAAGCCCTCCAAACCTCCTCATGCAAGTATTTATTCTCAGGTCAGTGAATTGAAGGTTGTCGTTGCCAACCGCTCTGATTTGATGTGGGCGGAGGAGCACGGTGCCAGAATTCCAACTCATGCGGTTAAGTTGCTTCAACCGGAATGGGGCACGCCTGATAGCTACTCGCTAATCTTCGAGTACGTTCTCAGCCATCCTGAATGGCGGATTAGCCTACAAACTCATAAGTTCACCAACATTCGATAG
- a CDS encoding SLATT domain-containing protein — protein sequence MSNLSNTDSYAKSLETRIWKTKGSRFNAARRLNRKYQFGITSIAILSVYGIAIPIIQSIPNIAKCQNVNSLYTAISTILSVFTLALSLLEGSKNHQLRAEKLHNNAVQISSLGRKLEYLITCESQSKDFGEKLRDLSGEYEKVVQECPENHEPEDYLLFQLQHNPLPSFKQS from the coding sequence ATGAGCAATCTCTCTAATACGGATTCTTACGCTAAGTCGTTAGAGACTCGAATATGGAAGACTAAAGGTTCGCGCTTTAATGCTGCCCGAAGACTCAATAGAAAGTATCAGTTCGGTATTACTAGTATTGCCATACTGTCTGTGTATGGTATTGCCATTCCAATAATCCAGAGTATTCCGAACATAGCAAAATGCCAAAATGTTAATTCCCTATATACGGCTATCTCTACTATTCTATCTGTTTTCACACTTGCCCTAAGCCTTTTAGAAGGATCTAAGAATCACCAACTGAGAGCAGAAAAATTACATAATAATGCCGTTCAAATCTCCTCTTTAGGCAGAAAGTTAGAGTATTTGATAACTTGTGAATCTCAAAGTAAAGACTTCGGCGAAAAACTTCGTGATTTATCAGGTGAATATGAAAAGGTAGTTCAAGAATGTCCTGAAAATCATGAACCAGAAGATTATCTTTTGTTTCAACTACAGCATAACCCTCTTCCATCATTTAAGCAGAGTTAA
- a CDS encoding IS701 family transposase, with amino-acid sequence MVTPRAPHPTLRFVDEYCELYADLFPEVRSFEAFKYLHIGMISDLKRKTLPAIAKAVGLANEQGLHNLLTESPWSVSRLRQHRLNLILELTQKQAMILLIDETGDCKKGNSTDYVKRQYIGNVGKRENGIVVVTAYGLFKGMILPLCFEVYKPRERLKPGENYQTKPQIASTMIRELMAMGFQFELVLADSLYGESDCNFISTLVALKLPYIVAIRSNHGVWLPQDQEVTAEPWQQFKRTFSNGETEVRYRREIIYGTRGSVRYWELTTDPETLPDNSTVFVMSNAPAIKLDEIGDAYGDRTWVEYGLKQSKDALGWADFRVTNYKQIERWWEIVMSAFTMVSLFADAFNSECPLSQQVFTQHPWWDNQRGWKNLLNNLRLVIEPWVAFNHLKQWLTVFFIPTLEQGFAQLIERMQQFYCPIIHELLLRRILFNSA; translated from the coding sequence ATGGTTACGCCTCGTGCACCTCATCCAACGCTGCGATTCGTGGATGAGTATTGTGAACTGTATGCTGACTTATTTCCAGAGGTGCGGAGCTTTGAAGCATTCAAATACCTGCATATTGGGATGATTTCAGATCTCAAACGCAAGACTTTGCCAGCTATTGCCAAAGCAGTTGGACTAGCTAATGAACAAGGCTTGCACAACTTGTTAACGGAGTCTCCCTGGTCAGTGAGTCGTCTGCGGCAGCATCGCTTAAATCTGATACTGGAGTTGACTCAGAAACAAGCGATGATCCTGCTAATTGATGAGACTGGGGATTGTAAAAAGGGAAACAGTACCGATTATGTGAAACGACAATACATCGGCAATGTTGGCAAGCGAGAAAATGGCATTGTGGTCGTCACCGCATACGGGCTATTCAAGGGCATGATTTTACCGTTGTGCTTTGAGGTGTACAAGCCGAGAGAACGACTCAAACCTGGAGAGAACTACCAGACGAAACCGCAAATTGCATCCACGATGATCCGTGAATTGATGGCAATGGGATTTCAGTTTGAGTTGGTGTTAGCCGATAGTTTGTATGGGGAGAGTGACTGCAACTTTATTTCAACGCTGGTTGCGCTCAAGTTGCCTTACATTGTGGCGATTCGCTCGAATCACGGGGTCTGGTTGCCGCAAGACCAGGAGGTCACGGCAGAACCCTGGCAGCAGTTCAAGCGCACCTTTAGCAACGGCGAAACTGAAGTCCGCTATCGACGTGAGATTATCTATGGCACTCGTGGCAGTGTCCGTTACTGGGAGTTGACCACCGACCCAGAAACGTTACCGGACAATTCAACTGTGTTTGTGATGAGCAATGCACCTGCCATCAAGCTTGATGAAATTGGTGATGCTTACGGTGATCGTACTTGGGTGGAATATGGACTCAAGCAAAGCAAGGATGCCCTGGGGTGGGCGGATTTCCGGGTGACGAACTACAAGCAGATTGAACGCTGGTGGGAGATCGTCATGAGTGCGTTTACGATGGTCAGTTTGTTTGCCGATGCGTTCAATTCTGAGTGTCCTTTATCCCAGCAAGTCTTCACGCAGCATCCCTGGTGGGACAATCAACGGGGGTGGAAAAATCTGCTCAATAATTTACGTTTAGTGATTGAACCGTGGGTTGCCTTTAACCATCTCAAACAGTGGTTAACTGTGTTTTTCATTCCCACTCTAGAGCAAGGATTTGCCCAATTGATTGAACGAATGCAGCAATTTTACTGCCCTATCATTCACGAACTGCTCCTACGGCGTATCTTATTTAACTCTGCTTAA
- a CDS encoding 6-pyruvoyl trahydropterin synthase family protein yields the protein MPKWKLTTEFTFDAAHYIRDYDGPCGRMHGHTYRVRMEATSSQLHASEYCPHPVMVADFRTLRWAKQDLLKGGLDHSVLNEVLPEGYETTAEMIAQYIYEKTKKQLPSDVKLKVAVSETPNSWAEYEDD from the coding sequence ATGCCCAAGTGGAAACTGACGACTGAATTTACCTTCGATGCTGCCCACTACATTCGGGATTATGACGGTCCCTGTGGACGGATGCATGGGCATACCTATCGGGTTCGGATGGAGGCAACCTCTAGCCAGCTTCACGCTTCCGAGTATTGTCCCCATCCTGTGATGGTAGCGGACTTCCGCACACTCCGCTGGGCAAAGCAAGACTTGCTCAAAGGGGGGCTTGACCACTCTGTTTTGAACGAAGTCCTCCCTGAAGGCTATGAAACGACTGCTGAGATGATCGCTCAATATATCTACGAAAAGACGAAAAAGCAATTGCCCTCGGATGTAAAGCTCAAGGTCGCCGTGTCTGAAACCCCCAATTCCTGGGCTGAGTATGAAGACGACTAG